One window of the Drosophila ananassae strain 14024-0371.13 chromosome 4 unlocalized genomic scaffold, ASM1763931v2 tig00000054, whole genome shotgun sequence genome contains the following:
- the LOC123257747 gene encoding uncharacterized protein LOC123257747, whose translation MAAERSGLICPKGPLDERLDQLLRQFWEVETCTDPIVKASKEELDCKSHFVKNFVRLEGGAYTVRLPIKHNSVLLGDSYSRALRRFQSLERKLSHQLELRTQYSAFIKEYLNLGHMSLVPPELHRDCKYFLPHHCVLKKDSTTTKLTVVFDGSAVTTSGYSLNDILMAGPVIQPKLFHILLRFRSHPVALTGDICKMYRCVRMASSDSFLQCILWRDSPLEELQTSKLDTLTYGTKPASYLSVRAMHQLTKDEVEDFPVGSEILLRDFYVDDLISGGSSKEEVVGILGQISALLSKGEFQLRKWCSNIPSVGIGSLI comes from the coding sequence ATGGCTGCTGAGCGGTCGGGACTGATATGCCCAAAGGGGCCTTTAGATGAGCGGCTCGATCAACTTCTTCGAcagttctgggaagtggaaaccTGCACCGATCCAATTGTGAAGGCGTCAAAGGAAGAACTAGATTGCAAGAGTCACTTTGTTAAAAACTTCGTGCGGTTAGAAGGTGGTGCCTATACAGTCAGGTTACCAATTAAACACAACTCCGTTTTATTGGGTGATTCGTACTCTCGGGCTCTACGTCGCTTCCAGTCGTTAGAGAGGAAACTGTCTCATCAGCTCGAACTGCGCACTCAGTATTCGGCCTTCATAAAGGAGTATCTTAacctaggtcatatgtccctGGTTCCGCCGGAGTTGCATCGAGActgcaaatattttctgccacatcactgtgtGCTAAAGAAGGACAGCACCACGACGAAACTTACAGTGGTGTTCGACGGTTCCGCTGTTACCACCTCCGGTTATTCTTTGAATGACATATTAATGGCTGGGCCGGTCATCcaacctaagctttttcacatCCTGCTAAGGTTTCGTTCGCATCCGGTAGCGCTGACTGGCGACATTTGTAAGATGTACCGTTGTGTGAGGATGGCGTCGTCTGACAGCTTCTTGCAGTGCATTCTGTGGCGAGATTCCCCTCTGGAGGAGCTACAAACATCTAAATTGGACACTTTAACATATGGAACAAAGCCTGCGTCCTATCTATCCGTACGAGCGATGCACCAATTGACTAAGGACGAGGTTGAAGACTTTCCAGTGGGATCCGAAATCTTGCTTCGAGATTTTTACGTTGATGATCTCATTTCTGGTGGCAGCTCCAAGGAGgaggttgttggcattttaggGCAGATATCAGCGCTTTTGTCCAAGGGCGAATTTCAGCTgaggaaatggtgctccaatatCCCTAGCGTCGGGATCGGGAGTCTTATCTAA